TTGGCACCCTCTATGGCATTGTTAAGTACGTAAGTGGCGTAACGCCTGAGGATAGGCGTGAGGGGCTTGACATACTAATGGATACTGCAGTGGGTACATTGATGTACGTGGTTATGTGGGTAGTTATCATGAAGAGCAGCTTATTACCGAACCTCACCTACAGCATTGGCTCAGCCTTTAACCTAACCAACTACGCACCACTAAACCAAACCCAGTACCTAAGCAGTGGTGACACCTTACTTAGTGGCACAGCAATTGCGAGTAAGGAGTACTTCAATGTGGTGACCCAGGTTTATGGTAATTTCTGGGGTATCATACTTGCCCTGAACATGGTCCCCATCACATCACCACTGGCTTGGTACCTGCAAAATGCGACGTGGTATTGGCAAACTACGATTCAGTGGACCATCATAAATATAGGATTCATATACGCACTAAGCATCATAGCGGGCTTAGCCTGGGCATTAATCCCTGCGGCCTCGGGACTCCTAATACTGAGGCAGACCAGGATTGTGGGCACCGTAATACTAAGCCTCATCATAGTCTCGGTAATCACGGCACCATTACTGGCAAGCCTAGCTGGACAGGCATTAACCACATCGGGTATTGCCAGCATCTCTAGCGTGAACCCAGCACAAGCCGCCGAGAACCCAGGCATATTCGTGAATTCAATACTCAACGGGGCAATGCAAAGCGGACTTAAACTCCAGAGCTTCGACGTCACCGTTGACGTTGTCCTAGCGTTTGCGGTTGCCGTGGCCATGGGCATTAATAGAGCCCTTAGTGAGGTGGAGCACGTAATATTCCCATACTGAAGCACTCAATCCCGTCTAATAATGACAAAGCCCTTACCACAACCATGCCAAATAACCTCAACTTAAAAGCACTAAATCCCATTATATTGTAATGGAAAACATAAACCCCAAAATACTACGGCTCGCCCTTGACTCATTGAGGAGAGATTTCCCAAATAAGTCCCGTTCATGGATCAGGAGAGCCCTTAGGCGTTTGCCCAGGGTGAGGCCCCACCCCAGGCTGCCTAATGTCTGGATTGTGGAGGGCGACCCGTCCCTGGGCGATAGGTACCCCACGTACGTGGTTAGGCTTAGGCCTGATGGGAGGTATGCATGTAGTTGTTTCGAGACTCCCTGGGGAATGAGGAGGAAGAGCGAGATTTGTACTCACATAGCCGCAGTAATGCTTTGGCGTAGGTACCACGCACTCCTCAACGAGGTTGTTTACGCGGACACAATCACCATAAAATGCAGTGATTACAATCTACTGATTGATAAGTCAGTTAGGGACAAGGTGAGAATGGAGAAGAGGGTCAGGGTCCTCAACAACGACCTAATCAACCCACTTTACGAAATCACCTACGTCATCTGGTCCAAAGAACCAATGAGAGTCAGGGCCAAGGTTGTGTGCAACGAAGACATAGAGGAAATAAAGATGGATTTAAAGCCCACACCCAGGTACATGATTGAAGTCGTTAGTGAAGCCCGTCATTCTCAATGGTGAACTTAGCCTCGGCGCCACTGGGCACCCCAGGCACGTCTAGTGCCTTGATTACGCCCTCGTTTTTTGATTTCGGTTTCTGCATGAGCCACCTCTGATTTACCGTGTGAGCTAGGACGTTGCCTCCAACGGGCATTTTAAGCTCTATGTACCCCGTGGGCATGGTCATTACTTGATTTGTGTAAATCACCAACACCCCCTCCCTTATGGTGAGCCTCCTGAGCCAGTCTAGGACGTAGTGGAGCCTTTGCTGCCTCTCCGCAAGCCTCTCACGACCCCTGAACTGGGCCCTGTAGAGGGCTGTGACTGAGTCAACAATGATTACCCTGGCGGAGCCACCAGTCACCAGTCCCGAGACCCTCACCCTGATGAACTCCTCGAGCTCATCAACAGTGGCAGGGTTGTAGGTGAGTAGGTGCTTGTCAAGGAACTCATCGTAATTAACACCGAACCTGGTGCACATGTTCTTAAGCAACTCACTACCTAGGTATGAGTCTAGGGTCTTCTCCGTGTCGATGTACACCACGCCCACGCCGTGCTGGGCCACAGAGGCCACTGAGACCTGCAAAGCCATTATGGTCTTACCACTCCCGAACTCGCCCGCAAACTCGTAACTAGCACCGAACCTCAGGCCACCAATGAGGTTGTCGAACTCCTTAATGTCGGTCTTCACGACTGGTACACTGCCCACCCTCTCAAGCCTCTCCCTCGCTGTGAGTGGTTGGGTGTCCATGCCCAGTGCCCTCCTGGCGACTGCGATTACCTTCTCCGCCACCGCCACGTCCTGGTAACCAAGGATCTCAGCAAGCTCCTCGGGGTTGTACAGGACCAACTGCCTGAGGCTTGTTAACCCAACCGCCCTGATCCTCTCAACCACGGCCCTAGGCAACCCAGCATCGATTAGGGGCGCGAACTCGCCATCCTCGGTTGTGCTTGATTTCTTAGGCATTGAAATATAGGGTGGAGGCTTTTTAAGTGGGGTGTATTAAGTCGTTTATGGTTATGGTTTAATTCCCGTTACTTGACCTAACACCGTCGCCACCTCCTTCAGCATCTCCATTAATAACTGGCCAGCAATACTCGCCGCAGTGCCCACGTCGATAGTACCCGTGTTTGCATAGGTGATGAAAAGCCCTATTACGAACATCGCCAACCAAAGACCCAAGGCCCCGCCCAGTACCAACCTCTCTACATGCTCCGTAACACCACTCAACGCTGCTGATCTACCCCACGAGCTGGGGTGGGCTATGTACTTAACCACGTTGTACACTATCATTATGAGTAGTATTATGAAGCTTACACCGCCTATGAAGAGTATTGCCTGCCAGAGACCGGAGGCTATTGGCGTTATGGCCTGCTGCACAGCATTTGCTATCTCACTCCCACCGGTTTGAAGCAAAACCCCAACCATCAACCCATTAAGCACCTCCTTTAAAAGGGAGGGACTGCTGAGTTTGATGCTGGTACCAAGGAAGGTCGTAATCTCGTTCTACAGTGGATCCAGGGGAGGGACTGGGAAGACCACGCTAGCCGTTAACACAGCAATAGCCCTGCTAATGGCCCTAAGGGTGCCCGTGGCCTATGTGGACTTCGGCGTTGATGGCACCCACATGGGCTCCTTAATGCTCTCGGCAAAGACAGACACGGTGGGCGTCACGGACTACCTAATGGGTTTTGTTGACAACGACGAGGTTATACAGAGATCGGGCTTAATCGATGGGCTCTACGTGGTGCCCCCGGGCACCGTGGACTCCATAAGGATGATCCACAGCATGCCCAGGGGGTTAAGACCAGTAATTGAGAGGCTCGGCTCCCTAGTCACGAGGCTGGCCGAGCATAGGGCTTATGTGGTAATCATGGACTTACCCTCGGGCTTGGCGCAACCATACACAATAGCCTCCCTAGTGAATTCAGACATCGTTAATGTTGTCCTGGACCACAGCCCAGGGGCCCTGGAGGCACTAACCAGCATAGGGACTGTACTAAACGTTGTGAGGCCTAGGGTTGTGAATGCGGTGCTTAACAAGTACATACCCAACGCACAACCAAGCCTCAGGGAGAAGGTTGAGGGCTTCGTGAGTAACGGCGGCGTGTTCACACTAAGCATGAGCGTAGTCTTACACTACCTAACATCACAATTAAAGCCCTTCATAAAATACAAACCAGTGGGGGACCTCAGGGAGTTCATGAAGGATTTCACGAGGTTTATGGGTGCCTTAAAAACCCAGGTCAAGCAAGTACTTGGTGGTGTACTATGAACATACTCGGACTCAGGAAGAGTAACACTAAGGAGCAGGATAGTGGCGAGTTGCTCAGGAACCTAATCAACGAGGGCGGACACGCGGAGGCGCAGCAACAACCCTCGTTTAGGGAGGAGGTTGAGGTCGAGGAGTTAGTCAACAAACTAGCTAGCATGAACCCCGTGCACAGGGCCATTGTGGCTAGGGCACTGGGCAACCGCGACATACTCAGGGGGTTAAAGCCAAGGGACTGGGCAGACTACTTTGCATCAAGGGGGATTAGTAAGGGCGTGGTTGAGGCATTCCTAGAATGGTTAAGCGAGACCTGCGGTGGTGCCGGTGGAGGAGGAGAGAGCAGCAAGGGCAGTGGCTAAGTACGAATTAACAGAGAAGGTACTCAGGAAACTCAGGGAGAGGAGGATTAAGGTAAGGCTCATAAACATTGACGAGGAGGCCGTGAAGTTCTCGAGGAAGCTAGCGGGGAATTGCATATTTAGGGAATTCTGCCAGAGGGCGCTCATGAGGTTATTCACCAGGTACACAACCAAGTCAATAAGGGAGGTCATAAACGAGGCACTGGATAGAGGAATACCACCGGACATACCCATCGCATACGCCATAAAAGCACCGGAAAGACTAAGCGAACTAATAAGCACAGGCTCGGTAGACTGGGAACTAGTGACTGAGGCAGTAAATGAGGTAATGAACACGAGACTCGGGGTGCTGGAAATCAAAAACGCACTGGAGGTCCGGGGAAAGGCAAAACACCCACACATACCCAAAATCCTCAAAACCAACCCCTAGACCTAATAATGCTGACCCAAGGGTTATCCTCAAAACCCGTTGTTTGCTCCTGGGGTTGCCCCTCCCTCCGTGACTGCTGGGGCTGGGACTGGGCGCACTGACTCAACCCATTGAGTACAGCCCTCAACTCGTTGAGTGTGGTTCTCAACTCATTGGTTAGGCCACCCAACTCACTAACCAGCGACCTCAACTCAGTGACTAAACTCACTAACTCACCGCACTGCCCCTGCCCAGCACGCCTCAGTAACTCCTCAACCACATCACCAATGGTTACACCCCTACCAGCAGCCATCCTAACAAGCTCCCTATACACACCCTCACTAACCCTCACCGTCCTCCCAACCACGCCTAAAGCTAACAAAGGCTTAAAAGGGCCCTGGTTACCATGGTGACCACGGAAAGCCCATAATCACCACAGTGACCACGGAAAAACATGCCTCTCACGCCAAAGTGACCATAGTGATTACAGAAAAACCGCAGTCACCAATGTGACCACGGTGGGTACGTGATGCTTATGTTTGCTCTTAAGGTTTTTTAAGTTCGTTAATTAGTTTCCTTATGTTTTCATTGCGTAGTGTATCGTGTAATTGTGCGAGTTCACCGTGCCTTATTATGATTACTTGCTCCTTAATTTCATCAAATGTTTCTTTCAATAAGTTATGTACTTTATCCATGTCCTTATTGGTAATGACGTAGATGGGCCTTGATCTGTACTTCTTATAGGCATGCATTAACGCAGTAAGATCCTTATCTATTTCACCCCTTACGTGAACCTCAACCACAGCATGGGGCGCAGGCTTTGGCTCCTTGAAAAATGCTACGTCTACCCTGAAGTTATCAATTTCGTGGTTAATCTCGGCTTTAAAACCAAGCCACACACCAATATCCCTAACCATCTCAACCAACTTATTATGGCTATATCCAGTATGGCTACGCTCTGGCTTATAAGACACTGCTCCCTGGGACGCCCTTAACCTCTCCTCGATCAATCTCCCAAGCTCATCTGGAAGTGGTTTCTTACGGATATACAGCATCCTGAGCCCTTTCAGATCTAGGTCTTTTTCTCTAAGGATTTCTTTTTCTTTAAGAATCCTTGACAACTCATCCTTAACCTCATCAAACTTCACAACCCCCTCAGCAATGAATCTCACATCCACTACACGTGGATAAAGAACTTTCCCCTCCCTTTCCTCGTCAGGGAATTGAGGCTTGCTGGACTCCCTCCACTCCCCAACTACCTCGACAACCGCCGTGAATGAGCCACAGAGCTCCTCGCAATTTTCCTGCATGACATAAACCACAAGCCTATCGCCCGGCTTTATTTTCTCTGCAAAATTCTTTGATTTCTCAGGTAAACCATAGATGAGGTGGCCCCTCATGTACCTATAATTCTCCTCAGTCATCATTACTAACCAATACATCAGTAATAAATCATTAGTTGATTATTAAAAATTTTCCCCTTATCTTTCTATAAGCATTGCGGGAATATCTTGTTAAGTTGCTGATTAGTCCCACGAAACCTGTTGAACTCGCACATCCCTCAGATGAAGCTTCCCAATCCACTCCATTAGTATTAGGTATGCTGGTATGGTCAGTAATCCAGCTATGGCTAGATTAATGTAATAAAACCCCACCACAAGCTCTACTGCACCATAACTACATTACTCACAGTCAAGCCCCTCGCTGGCTAGCCTGGTTAGCTCCTCATAAACGTTCTCCCCGACCCTAATAGTCCTATGCCTCGCACCACCCACCACTACATATCTAGGGCGCACATTAAATTTAGAAAATTTCGCTTGGAAGATTGAGGGATAATTGGTGCCGTGCTTAAACCGCCATGTTAAGAGGGTTTCATGGAGGTTGCGGCGGTGGCTTAGGTGAGTGCTTGTGGTGTATTCCATGGAGGG
This is a stretch of genomic DNA from Vulcanisaeta thermophila. It encodes these proteins:
- a CDS encoding EVE domain-containing protein, whose translation is MYWLVMMTEENYRYMRGHLIYGLPEKSKNFAEKIKPGDRLVVYVMQENCEELCGSFTAVVEVVGEWRESSKPQFPDEEREGKVLYPRVVDVRFIAEGVVKFDEVKDELSRILKEKEILREKDLDLKGLRMLYIRKKPLPDELGRLIEERLRASQGAVSYKPERSHTGYSHNKLVEMVRDIGVWLGFKAEINHEIDNFRVDVAFFKEPKPAPHAVVEVHVRGEIDKDLTALMHAYKKYRSRPIYVITNKDMDKVHNLLKETFDEIKEQVIIIRHGELAQLHDTLRNENIRKLINELKKP
- a CDS encoding ATPase domain-containing protein produces the protein MPKKSSTTEDGEFAPLIDAGLPRAVVERIRAVGLTSLRQLVLYNPEELAEILGYQDVAVAEKVIAVARRALGMDTQPLTARERLERVGSVPVVKTDIKEFDNLIGGLRFGASYEFAGEFGSGKTIMALQVSVASVAQHGVGVVYIDTEKTLDSYLGSELLKNMCTRFGVNYDEFLDKHLLTYNPATVDELEEFIRVRVSGLVTGGSARVIIVDSVTALYRAQFRGRERLAERQQRLHYVLDWLRRLTIREGVLVIYTNQVMTMPTGYIELKMPVGGNVLAHTVNQRWLMQKPKSKNEGVIKALDVPGVPSGAEAKFTIENDGLH
- a CDS encoding ParA family protein, which translates into the protein MLVPRKVVISFYSGSRGGTGKTTLAVNTAIALLMALRVPVAYVDFGVDGTHMGSLMLSAKTDTVGVTDYLMGFVDNDEVIQRSGLIDGLYVVPPGTVDSIRMIHSMPRGLRPVIERLGSLVTRLAEHRAYVVIMDLPSGLAQPYTIASLVNSDIVNVVLDHSPGALEALTSIGTVLNVVRPRVVNAVLNKYIPNAQPSLREKVEGFVSNGGVFTLSMSVVLHYLTSQLKPFIKYKPVGDLREFMKDFTRFMGALKTQVKQVLGGVL